Proteins co-encoded in one Colletes latitarsis isolate SP2378_abdomen chromosome 2, iyColLati1, whole genome shotgun sequence genomic window:
- the Crok gene encoding crooked, with protein sequence MAPEISLRVLVSVLALLCYIEQVDSIKCWVCRSDSDPKCADPFDNTTVPITNCKQEPDLEHLPGIRPTMCRKIRQKVNGIWRYFRSCAYMGEPGIGGDERFCLMRTGTYNIFMEYCTCNSKDGCNTASNYQGSLIISTIATIISFWYMFVYA encoded by the exons ATGGCCCCAGAAATAAGTTTGCGTGTTTTAGTGTCAGTATTAGCTCTCCTCTGTTACATCGAGCAAG TTGATTCTATCAAGTGTTGGGTATGCAGATCAGATTCGGATCCAAAATGCGCTGATCCTTTTGATAATACCACTGTACCTATTACCAATTGCAAACAGGAACCCGACCTCGAACATTTGCCAGGCATAAGGCCTACAATGTGTCGCAAAATTCGTCAAAAAG TCAATGGAATATGGAGGTATTTTCGTAGTTGTGCCTACATGGGTGAACCAGGTATCGGTGGTGACGAACGGTTTTGTCTTATGAGAACTGGAACTTATAACATATTTATGGAATATTGTACTTGTAATAGCAAAGATGGCTGTAATACAGCATCTAACTATCAGGGAAGTTtaataatttctacaatagcTACGATAATATCGTTCTGGTATATGTTTGTATATGCTTAA
- the LOC143351494 gene encoding uncharacterized protein LOC143351494 — protein sequence MALARIKSFIDTGLKTVSTPLDRTVNLEPEVGIRIIHSVNEKALHVTVLGARHLPQNFGFTRVNSYVVKVKLIPGKDKFETTTKNESWPQWNEEFTFPLRKETKLKFGKTKVVEEEINGSRFVVATLYAILEDKPLIATDKKEAEKDKTSSPTKESPKKANKKKDSQGGSSESQEPTKSKLFGQFFGKGSDKLPETTTVTERKMYDKRRTVGATTISLDPKNFTSKPAKPKHSSDTSTGDMWRPLRPIASGISGAEERRENKKGQLELSLCQEKNDKREEGSERLILSLHRLRCSLQTMHEHEALKGQMYVKMSVVDNGRVTHFWKSDRFQPCVSMKFPPDMARVVADNPYQGALKDTSFVIKFVSKNKMGKKTTVGHFVIGPDVAGPYGEHWKQALAKPGQQVTKWQAFE from the exons ATGGCACTCGCAAGGATTAAGAGTTTTATCGACACGGGCCTAAAGACTGTGTCCACGCCGTTGGATCGCACTGTGAATCTGGAACCGGAAGTGGGCATTAGAATCATTCATTCGGTTAACGAGAAGGCTCTGCACGTAACTGTGCTCGGTGCCCGACACTTGCCACAGAATTTTGGCTTCACCCGAGTCAACAGCTACGTCGTCAAG GTGAAGCTGATACCTGGAAAGGACAAGTTTGAGACAACGACGAAGAACGAGTCTTGGCCGCAATGGAACGAGGAATTCACGTTTCCTCTGCGCAAAGAAACCAAGCTGAAATTTGGCAAAACAAAGGTCGTCGAGGAGGAGATCAATGGATCCAGATTCGTTGTAGCTACTTTGTACGCGATCCTCGAGGACAAGCCACTAATAGCGACCGATAAAAAGGAGGCGGAAAAGGACAAAACCTCGTCTCCTACAAAGGAATCTCCGAAGAAAGCCAACAAGAAAAAGGATAGTCAGGGAGGCTCTTCGGAGAGTCAGGAACCAACAAAGAGCAAGCTGTTCGGCCAATTCTTTGGCAAAGGGTCCGACAAGCTGCCAGAAACTACCACGGTTACAGAGAGGAAAATGTACGATAAAAGACGCACCGTTGGCGCGACCACCATTTCCCTGGACCCGAAAAACTTCACTTCAAAACCAGCCAAACCAAAGCACTCGAGCGATACATCGACAGGGGATATGTGGAGACCGTTACGACCGATCGCCAGTGGCATTTCCGGGGCCGAGGAGAGG AGGGAAAACAAGAAGGGTCAGTTGGAATTGTCTCTGTGCCAAGAGAAGAACGacaaacgagaagaaggcagCGAACGATTAATTCTATCTCTGCATCGTCTGAGATGTTCTTTGCAGACGATGCACGAGCACGAAGCTCTGAAGGGGCAAATGTACGTGAAGATGTCGGTGGTGGACAATGGAAGGGTTACTCACTTTTGGAAGAGCGATCGCTTCCAGCCGTGCGTGTCGATGAAATTTCCACCGGATATGGCGAGAGTCGTCGCGGATAATCCATACCAGGGGGCATTGAAAGACACGAGCTTCGTTATTAAATTTGTCTCCAAGAATAAAATGG GAAAAAAGACAACTGTCGGACATTTTGTAATTGGGCCGGACGTAGCAGGACCTTACGGTGAACACTGGAAACAGGCTTTAGCAAAACCGGGACAACAGGTGACGAAATGGCAGGCATTCGAATGA